Genomic window (Candidatus Methylomirabilota bacterium):
ACGGGTGGGAACTGCGTGGTGAGCGAGGTGCAGCAGCGGATCGGGCTGGACACGGCCAACACCACGTATGACGGGCGGTGGCAGATGTCGACGGCGCAGCTGACGGTGTCGGGCACGCCGCCGGGCTTGACGGGAACGATCACGGTGGCGGGCATCGGCGGCAACGCCACGGGTATCTCGCTGGCCATGTTCGCGGAAACTACCGGGGTGTCACTGCGCTGCGACACCACGAGCGCGACGCCGCCGGCCAGCACCAGCTCCGGGATCTCCTGCTGATCTGAGCCGAGCGAGGAAGGGGCCACTCCGCTCCTTCCTCGCCCGGATCCAGCAGGTGGTCAGGTCGACTCTTGTAGGGCCTTTGTCGTGCCTCGCCCCCCTAGACTTGACTCCCTTCCACAAGGGCTCGTCGGTCGAGCTCCTCGACCTACTAGGAAATGGGCCTCTCAGACTCCTTCGCTCCTCGCGAGACCCTTCAGGAATGGAGAGTCGCCCGCGAAAAACGTTGGCGCTTTCGCTCGGAACGGGATAGGCTGTGCAACCCCGGAACACCCAGGTGGCAGTAGCCGCGCTCCGAGGCGCGTGATGGCTCCCGGCGGGTCCGGTGATGCAGTGCATGAGTAGATCGAAGGCGGGAGGGCCGCAATGGGCATCGGCATCAGGAGCAAGGTCTTCGGTGCGAGTCAGCAGGCCGGCTTCACGCTGGTCGAGCTGCTCATCGTGATTCTGATCGTGGGCATTCTCTCGGCGGTGGCGCTGCCCCTTTACCTCGGGTACACGAGCGATGCCCGGCTGGCGGAAGCCAAGGCGCTGGCCGGCTCGGCCATGACCTCGCTGTCAGGCTGCGTGCAGGTCAAAGGCTCGGGGGGCAACTGCGTGGTCAGCGAGGTGCAGCAGCGGATCGGCTTGGACTCGACTGGCTTGACGTATGACAAACGGTGGTCGATCACGACGGCCAGTCTGTCGGTGT
Coding sequences:
- a CDS encoding prepilin-type N-terminal cleavage/methylation domain-containing protein; translation: MGIGIRSKVFGASQQAGFTLVELLIVILIVGILSAVALPLYLGYTSDARLAEAKALAGSAMTSLSGCVQVKGSGGNCVVSEVQQRIGLDSTGLTYDKRWSITTASLSVSGTPPALLGTITVAGVGGNATGMSLAMFAETSGVTLRCDTTSATPPTTVTSGIAC